Proteins encoded in a region of the Salipiger sp. CCB-MM3 genome:
- a CDS encoding DUF1697 domain-containing protein: MALNVALLRGINVGGANALPMAKLRALCEGLGWQEVQSHLASGNLLFDAEDAPEALAAALQRVLSGLGLDVPVLVLPPERLRAALERCPFAPDEPKRVHVGFLFAPASLTPASLDRALFERFAAPGDEIAEGEGMIWLHTPGGFGRSKLAPRLEAIAGAPLTARNLSSLAKLVEMLDARDAPR, encoded by the coding sequence ATGGCTCTTAACGTCGCCCTGCTGCGCGGGATCAATGTCGGCGGTGCCAATGCGCTGCCCATGGCCAAGCTGCGCGCGCTTTGCGAAGGGTTGGGCTGGCAAGAGGTGCAGAGCCATCTCGCCTCGGGCAACCTTCTGTTCGACGCCGAGGACGCGCCTGAGGCTTTGGCCGCGGCGCTGCAACGCGTCTTGTCGGGGCTGGGGCTCGACGTGCCGGTACTGGTGCTGCCGCCGGAGCGGCTGCGCGCGGCGCTGGAGCGCTGCCCCTTCGCGCCCGATGAACCCAAGCGCGTGCATGTGGGGTTTCTCTTCGCCCCCGCCAGCCTCACCCCCGCCAGCCTTGATCGCGCGCTGTTCGAGCGCTTCGCCGCCCCCGGAGACGAGATCGCCGAGGGCGAGGGCATGATCTGGCTACACACGCCCGGCGGCTTTGGCCGCTCGAAGCTCGCGCCCCGGCTCGAGGCCATCGCGGGTGCGCCGCTCACCGCGCGCAACCTCTCGTCTCTGGCAAAGCTGGTGGAAATGCTGGACGCGCGGGACGCGCCGCGCTAG
- a CDS encoding DUF4167 domain-containing protein, producing the protein MRSSKSRSRSKNNRNRNTLGNVVNRVFDSSGPEGKVRGTPQQIIDKYNQLARDAALGNDRVAAENFQQHAEHYMRLLSEAQKEADQRREQQERENRERQAQRDRDRSDRDQSRDQNRGETRDGGNQQGNGGQNHGNQSGGGQNNGNQPAQGDAGHEPKAQQPEVETQSLPGLGDQPDVLGGASDDDDDSGLVETPESRAESKPKPKPRTRRKKPEGEEAAKPADAPAEQAEEKPKRTRKPRKKAEDAPTDGAPAPDAAE; encoded by the coding sequence ATGCGATCCTCGAAATCCCGCTCGCGGTCGAAGAACAACCGCAACCGCAACACTCTTGGGAACGTCGTCAACCGCGTGTTCGACAGCTCGGGCCCGGAGGGCAAGGTGCGCGGCACGCCGCAGCAGATCATCGACAAATACAACCAGTTGGCCCGCGATGCGGCGCTCGGCAACGACCGCGTTGCTGCCGAGAACTTCCAGCAGCACGCCGAGCACTATATGCGCCTGCTGTCGGAAGCGCAGAAGGAAGCCGACCAGCGCCGCGAACAGCAAGAGCGCGAGAACCGCGAGCGTCAGGCGCAGCGCGACCGCGACCGGTCCGACCGTGACCAAAGCCGCGACCAAAACCGTGGCGAGACCCGCGACGGCGGCAACCAGCAGGGCAATGGCGGCCAGAACCATGGCAACCAGAGCGGCGGTGGCCAGAATAACGGCAACCAGCCTGCGCAGGGCGATGCCGGGCACGAGCCCAAGGCGCAGCAGCCCGAGGTAGAAACCCAGAGCCTGCCGGGCCTTGGCGATCAGCCGGACGTGCTGGGCGGTGCGTCGGATGACGATGATGACAGCGGTCTCGTCGAAACCCCGGAAAGCCGCGCCGAGAGCAAGCCCAAGCCCAAGCCGCGCACCCGTCGCAAAAAGCCCGAGGGCGAAGAGGCGGCGAAACCCGCTGACGCTCCGGCCGAGCAGGCCGAGGAAAAGCCCAAGCGCACCCGCAAGCCGCGCAAGAAGGCCGAGGATGCGCCCACCGATGGTGCGCCCGCGCCCGACGCGGCGGAGTGA